A window of Thermodesulfobacteriota bacterium contains these coding sequences:
- a CDS encoding aspartate carbamoyltransferase catalytic subunit, producing the protein MAFERKHILGLEELTAEEITLVLDTAESMREVSDRDVKKVPALRGVTVCNLFFEPSTRTRSSFEIAEKRLSADVLNFTTIHSSVVKGETLLDTARNLEAMGASMIVIRHPMSGAPWLLAKELNSSIINAGDGWHEHPSQGLLDLFTIRRFKGRIEGLKIAIVGDILHSRVARSDIWGFTKLGAEVRVVGPPTLIPKYIEEINVKPHYNLEDAIRDADVVIMLRIQRERQDSEFFPSLREYSRFYGLTREKLKVAAPDVTIMHPGPINRGVELSSDIADGAEAVILEQVSNGIAVRMAMFYLVASARRTS; encoded by the coding sequence ATGGCATTCGAAAGAAAACACATACTGGGGTTAGAGGAGCTGACGGCCGAGGAGATAACACTCGTCCTCGACACGGCCGAATCCATGAGGGAAGTTTCGGACAGGGACGTGAAGAAGGTCCCGGCTCTAAGGGGCGTCACGGTATGCAACCTCTTCTTCGAGCCGAGCACAAGGACGCGCTCGTCGTTCGAGATAGCCGAAAAGAGGCTTAGCGCGGACGTACTCAACTTCACGACCATACACAGCAGCGTCGTAAAGGGCGAGACCCTCCTCGACACCGCGCGTAACCTCGAGGCCATGGGCGCGAGCATGATAGTAATCCGGCACCCGATGTCGGGGGCGCCGTGGCTCCTCGCGAAGGAGCTAAACTCGTCGATCATCAACGCCGGGGACGGATGGCACGAGCATCCGAGCCAGGGCCTTCTCGACCTCTTCACGATAAGGCGTTTCAAGGGCCGGATAGAGGGGCTCAAGATCGCGATAGTCGGCGACATACTCCACAGCCGCGTCGCACGGTCCGACATCTGGGGGTTCACCAAATTAGGAGCCGAAGTGAGGGTAGTCGGTCCGCCGACCCTCATACCTAAATATATAGAGGAAATTAACGTTAAGCCTCACTACAACCTCGAGGACGCCATACGGGACGCCGACGTAGTGATAATGCTCCGCATACAGAGGGAAAGGCAGGACTCCGAATTCTTCCCGTCGCTTAGGGAATATTCCAGGTTCTACGGCCTCACGCGGGAAAAGCTCAAGGTCGCCGCGCCGGACGTCACGATCATGCACCCGGGGCCGATAAACAGGGGCGTCGAGCTTTCGTCCGACATAGCCGACGGCGCCGAGGCCGTCATACTGGAGCAGGTGTCGAACGGCATAGCAGTGAGAATGGCGATGTTTTATCTCGTCGCTTCAGCAAGGAGAACTTCGTGA